Genomic window (Festucalex cinctus isolate MCC-2025b chromosome 7, RoL_Fcin_1.0, whole genome shotgun sequence):
AAGCTAACGTTAGCGCCCCAGGTTCAGAGCCCAAATCTCGGGCAGAGAGGTCAAATAATGCCAATGATGCCACACAGACAGCCTTGTAGAAAGCACCaagcaaaaaagcaaaaaatatgcaaatacaGTTAATATCCGTTATCGTAGCGGATACGTTCCAAACACGTGGTTGGTCAAACCCAAGTTATAGAGGGATTTATAGAAAAACATTGTTAATTATGTTATCAGCCGTTGTACATCTGTtatattaaacatatttgtacaaaatgattCAGACTTTTTTGTGTCAGGAGGATAATGTCACTTTTAATGTTGCACAGCCTGTTATCCACAAACCAATTGAAGAGAAGCAATTCTCAGCTATTCAGAGAAGACGCACAAATAGCCAGTAGAGTCgccgaccagcaggtggcgctgACAATGCGCGTGGCAGTAGCAGCTGCCCCTCTGTTGCACAGGTGCGTGTCACAGCATTTGTTGGTGAAGGTGAAGTTGAGTCCCATGATGGACTTTTGGCCTGACACACCGCACAAGGCGGGCAGGACGCAGCTCTTCTCGTAAATCACCACACGGAATTCTCCTGGAAATAAAACGTGATTAaactatttttctttctttctttctcgtcATTTAAACAGTTCTCAGGTGTCATAATGACTATTCTTCACAAAACAACTCGTCAAACATAAGTGGCTGACAGAATTCTAGGGAGGTCCTTTTGATAAAGCATTTCACTATCagaagatgacttttttttcttatttaatgtGGGAATGCTAAAATTTGTACATCCAAACAAAATCATGGAAATTGGTGCTACAGCTAAGTTAAGAACGGAACATTGGGCAATTCCTAACATTTTATATAGCAGtcgatttaattagtttgtcttTTTCCGATCAATTCTAGTTGTTTTCGTAACTCGCAGTTCAAAGATATGTATTTTCGAATTAAAGTGGGCAAAGGACACAACCTTGGGCAATTCCCTATGAATGTTTTTCATACCAGTTTCTCCCTGGAAAATAATTCAAGATGTTTTCCGGTTTAGGAGTGAAATCTAGTGTGCTGCAACATATCCAAATTAGATGACtattacacaaaaacaaaaacaaaacgtgaaaaTTATTTCAACTcaaattcatgtatttatttttattttttttaaataattgctgTTGTTTTCAAATTTCACAGTGCAATCTGGCACTTTATGTTCCCAAATATGGAGGAGACATTTTGACTAATCAAGTACAAGGGAGGACATGCTTATGTCAAAATACccaaaagatgaaaaaataagCATAATTCAAACCCTATTTTAAGCCTTTTACTAAAATGAGACTTTTGAGGAGGTGTGCCCCTTTCATGTAAATGAGCCGCTGCTTACTTTGGCCCCCTCCACTGTGGGGCCAATAAGAAAAAAAGGGAACATCCATACAGACAGTAAAAACTTGGATTGAATTAAAGACAGCCAACTGCTGGTATTATTTCAAATGATAACCCTTTCTAAAGCAAATGGAAGACCTCACCGTTCTGGCCCACGACTTTGCTGGACAAGCAGACTTGGCCGGCAGGACATAAGAGAGGAAACCTGATGCAGTCCAGTGGCGAGATGgcaggaaacacacacgtgtaGCAGAAGAGAGGAACTGAAGAACCCAAAAAAATGGGTCATGTTAATCAATGCAATTATAATATGTGGATTATTCACATGACTCTCTTATGATAATATACGAGTTAACTTACCCACAGATGGAATTGTAAGGAGTAAAAGTAGAAGGCCAAGCCGGTGCGCCATCTCCGAGACGGTTCACTGCAGTTTGACCCTAAAATACAGACTGCACTTTCACTTTTTGGGCTACAAAAACGCCTCCTCGGCTAACTTTTAAATGACATTAGGGTTGTTTGTCTGGACAGCCTCGCATACAATATTACGCAAATATTCATAGTGAGGAAAATAGTTTAGCGCTTAAACTCAATTTAAGATGAATGGGTGAGTAGAAATGTTATATTTTGAAGTCATATTCTAGCTTTATTAAATCATGGCGTGTTAATGAGCAACATTCAGTGTATGGTCAGTTGACATGCAGTCTCATGACAGGCACGGAATAGAGAACAGAGGCAAACTTGTCCACTTCAGAATGGCTTCAGCTTGCTGTTGAATTTCACAATCTGATCTGATTATCTATAATCACGATATGTTTATCTAATTTCTATGTTTaacttttttaacagtaaaGACAAATATGTCAtctacaaaacagaaaaaaaaacgttaaccATTTTCAATAGCTCATCATGATTTAGGTGTtatgtttaattaaataaataattgtccaTAACTTAGAAATTGTTCCACCATAACAGTAAGAGACAGACTGGTGTGTTCTTGCGCCTTAGTTCAGATTAAGGGTCCTCATTCCTCAATAACCATTTTTTAACATATCGATTTACAACACTAAGGGCTAATTAAGATTCTATATCTAACTTTCAAGCACTGTATCTGTGATGCATTAATATGGCTTTGTGGCAACACGATTCTACTTTTAAATTTAGCACATTAAGCCAAGTTCACGTTTTcaaagtttacttttttttttttttaacaactcaccTCAAAGACTTATTCACCTTTGACGTAATATGAAACCCCAATACGTAATATATTAACATAAAcgctgatttgtttttttttccttctttttttccacagtgTATTGTGACATAGCAACAATCTAAGAAGAATCAGGACAAGCTGCTTGGTGATTGGACAGTTCGGACAATGGTGTCACATTGAGGAACTTCATGTTCATGTTTCATCTTCaaaacagaaaatgaaaaaaattgagaaaattGGATCAGAGTGTTTAATTCTCTTGAGCAAAAAAGCTAAAAATAACTAACTTCCCAGACATGACATTCATTCAAGAAggaacattgaaaaaaattggCCAGAAACATGCCAATTATAGAAGCAGAGGACCAAATTAGTGCTTTAAAAGAACATTTTGGTGCCTAACTCTAAACAATAAAAGCTGATTTGGTGCATTAACATCCATAGAAAGTAgtattgaaaattaaataacagTGATGTGCTAATTTTCTAAATCAAACATCTCCTTATTGGCTGACTCTCTAGGTCTGAGACGTATAGCTACAAGTTGTACCCGAACCTGGCAGGAAAAAGTGCAAACCTGTGGAGATAAATACAACTAAATACACACCACAACAAGTAGTACCACTctaaaagtgcaacatcttttcTTGTTGGCTCATTTCCACGCCGCTCACAGCGTATGTTTGACGGCGGACATGAACTCGTCTCGCTTCTTCTGCAGGCTGCGCTGAATCTCTTCCACCTGACGGTCGCGCTGCTCGGCATCCTGCAGAATTTGCTGCCAAGGGGACAGAGACTTCCATTATTGCACCTTGGCGTAAAtttaaaatggccgcttcatgGCGAGTCATTAAACTGGTCACGAGCAGTGACGAAAACTCAAATGTTTGGCAATTAACTTAAGTTTATtgtcaaattaaacaaaaatataatcacTGATAGGGATATAGTGTACCTGTATGAGTCGGTCCCTCTTCTCCAGACTGTCTCTCAACTTCCTGCCGGCCATCTCTCCATCCTCTCGTTGGTTGTGTCGCATTCTCTCCGCCTCCTTCCTGCGCTGCTCTTCGTTTCGCAGCGCCCGCCTGGTGTCAGTCAGCCGAGCGGTCAGAGCCGTCGTCGTCCGGTCGTAGCTCTCCTGCTGACTCTGTTCATCAAATTACGATTAAAACCCACGCAGATGACATCATCGTTTTCGTAAGGACTCCGTTTCTCGCACCTGAACGACGTTCTGATACTCCTGCAGGGCGGCGGTGAGCTTGGTGACCTCCTGGAACAAGGTGGCGCTCTGTGACTCTCGTTcctccaacatggccgccaggcGACTCTGCTTTTCTCGGAGCTGGGAGGCCAGGGATGCTTCGGCCCCGCCCCCCTCCAAGCCTTGGCCAATGACAGAGTCAGACAGAGCCTAGGAGAATGTAAAATGGTCGCTAGTTAATGATTATAGGAGGTACAATATGACTCAGAAACAATTGTGTTATCTTACATCTAGTAGAAAACAAACCATGtaaattttatataaaaaaaatctcaatcctAACAAAAGGTCCTCATCCCTTTTGCCTTCACGTAGTAATCCATTTTCATATTAATCAGCAGTGTACACATTacctttaattattaaaaatatttaaaaatatatatacacgtgagaataaaaaaaaaaaaaaaaaaaagcaatggtaTAATTATTCCATCataaatttttaaatataaataaacaaatgcattaatattttatttttcccatgtttttttcatttatttctattaattatataataaatacatatttcattTATGGGAGAAAATGATGTGGGTTGGAACTAATGTAAAATAATCACTTACATATTTATGCTATAAATAaagaaaactgattttttttttgttgtactttatttaccatttaaatttaattttcttgcatttattttgtcaatataAAAGAAGTTAAGACATATCAAACAAAAGAAATGCACTTAGTTTATATTTTTAAGGTTTAGATTTTATTTACAACAATTCATCAAAAAAACTTGACTATCATCAATCAGTGaatgttaataaaataattagatattttaaaatgtaaatcaacAAACTTCTTGCATTTATTTTATCAGTATGAAAGAAGTTAAAGgaaataacaaacaaaagaaatgcacttaaagtttattttcttcttattatttttttaggtttggATTTTATTTACAATCATCAAAAAACTTGACTTATCAATCAGTGaatgttaataaaaataattaaatatttttaaaaagtaaaatcaaCAAACATACGTACAACTAAGctactataaataaaattagcTTTATTCatactacttttttctttttcttttttttttgtccacctgTACCTGAATATCTTTCATACAGCTCTCCAGCTCCACCTTGAGGACGCGGATCACTTCTTCCTTCTCGTGCATGGTGGCCGCAAGGGCCCGGTCCCTCTGCTTCCACACCTCCCTCTCCTTCTCCAACTCCTGCAGGAGGCGCTGTTTCTCACCCAGGGCCGCGCGCAGATCCTTGCAGGGACAACGCACATGGCTATTAATTAACATGGACAAAGCTTGAACAATGAAACGCAAACTCTTCCCCAGCGTTTCAAAGAATGAGCATACGTCTATGATGTCCTGGTTGCACTGGAGCACCATGTTGAGTGTCTCCAGGTCTTTTTCACGGTCTGCTGCCGCCTTTTTCAAGGAAGTCACCTCTTCCTCAAGATGCCTTCCTTTCTCGGCCAACTCGCGCAGCAAACTCTCCATGGCAACCTGTGTGAAGATTACAGCAAATAGACACATACAGTGTAATATGTGTCATGAGTGTGTGCTTACGCAGTATTTTTAATTACTATTAGTGCCAAGGAAATGA
Coding sequences:
- the LOC144023075 gene encoding sperm acrosome membrane-associated protein 4-like; amino-acid sequence: MAHRLGLLLLLLTIPSVVPLFCYTCVFPAISPLDCIRFPLLCPAGQVCLSSKVVGQNGEFRVVIYEKSCVLPALCGVSGQKSIMGLNFTFTNKCCDTHLCNRGAAATATRIVSATCWSATLLAICASSLNS